One Vicia villosa cultivar HV-30 ecotype Madison, WI linkage group LG5, Vvil1.0, whole genome shotgun sequence genomic window, AGTTGAATAATCAAGGAATTTCATCTGGGACTGAAAAgtcaaacagttgactttttagatttttggtcaaaatcaagcCATTTatcatattttgacttttggtgAAAATTTGGTCAAAGAGAATCATTggaaataattaaaatcaagaaTTTGGCAAAATTGCCAATTTTGGAAGTTAATTAATTTGAGAAATTTCTAAAAAGGGAAAGTTTGtgacttagaaattttttggtGAATGTGAGATTGGTCATGCAGCTGACTTCAGGCCCTGATTTCATGCGGATTAAGAAATCATTTTAgaacaagttcaaaagaaacaTTATTCTACTCATGACACACTACATTTTTGTAGTTGAAACTATCTTCAAAAGATGCTTAGATCAAAAGATATGTGAAGGGAAAGTTATGGATTCAATGTTGATTAAATTACCAACACTTGGTGAAAATCTAGATAATTTGAGTCTCATTGAAGCCTGACTTTGGTGGAGATTTGAATAGGGATTCAAGTTTCAGTGTGAGGAACCACCAACACCGAAGTTGTTCTATCATAGTCCCTCTTTCTAGTGATATCAAGATCTTAGCATTTGGTTGAATAAGTTGCAAGATACATGGGTTCAAAGTCGTGCACTTGAAGTTGTTGTATTGGCTGGCACCAAGCAATAACCGGCACGCGCGTGTAGCCCGATAGGAACTATGCAATTCCCAGCCATCTTTTATGTACTTACAATCACCATTTCAAAACATGTTCAAGAAAAATGTTCGACCCCCTCATCTCTTCTTCGCAATGATCACAAAATTGAATCAAGTATGGGACCATGGCTGGAGTTACACGCACAAGAATAGGGCACCATGAGTATGTGGTTATGGGAACGACTGCACGCGTGGGAAAAGTAGTAAGGGAAGTCTCATGTTATGAGGCATTTTCGAAAGAGTTTCAGGCCACATCGTTTGATCATCCCAACAATGAACTTATACTATCGTATGTTAGCTTTATTATGAATCTAAGAGCTAAGCATTTGTCTAAGCAAGTGCAAACTTCCATTGGAGATGGAGAAGAGTGTAACACAGTTTGCACGtagaaggagaaaaagaagagaaaagcacAAGAGGAAAAGAGAGCAATGTAGTATTCAAGATTCAATGAATGAATGAGTTAGTTACAAAGTCTCAACTATATACAACAAACTGTAACTAACTAAATGAGTCCATGATCACATGTAAGATGGTGCAAACTAAGCTACGTGGACACTCATATAGCATGCAGATCAAACATATATGGCATgagttatttttcttcataatcttCAGCTGCTAATACCCCCCCCCCACAAGCTTGAGGTTGGTAGATATCCACCAAGCCAAGCTTGCTCATGCAGTCATGGAAAGGTCGTGGACCAAGTGCCTTAGTAAACATATCTGCAGCCTGGTCTGAGGAACGAACAGGAAGTAAACGCATAACTCCAGCTATGAGTTTCTCACGGACCAAATGGCAATCGATGTCAAGATGTTTTGTACGTTCATGGAACACAGGATTAGAAGAGATTTGTATGGAACTTTGGTTGTCGCAGTATAGAACGGGAAGGCGAGCTGGATGTTGGAGAAGATCATGTAACAAGAAGCACATCCACTGAAGCTCACGAGTGGCAGAGGCAAGTGCACGATACTCAGCTTCAGTGGAGGAACAGCTAACGGTGGGttgcttctttgatttccaagagACCAACGAATTGCCAATGAAGAAGCAATAGCCAGAAATAGATCTATGCGTTTCAATACATCCTCCCCAGTCAGCATCACTGAAACCAAGGATTTGTAGAGTGGAAGAAGAAGAGAGGAACACACCACGTGCAGGGGAGCGTTTAAGGTATCGAAGGATACGTAAAGTAGCTCGATAATGTGCCTCAGTAGGAGCACTCATGAATTGGCTAAGTTGTTGGGTGGCAAATGCAATATCCGGACGAGTTGTGGTGAGGTAAATCAAACGACCAACAAGCCTGCGATATGCCGTAATGTCTGAAAAAATAGAACCCTTGTCTTGGTGAAGACGGACAGAGGCATCCAAAGGAGTAGAGACAGGTTTACACCCTGTAAGACCAGCATCTTGAAGGAGATCCAAACAATATTTTCGCTGACAAAGGGTAATACCTGAAGAGGAACGAGCAACCTCGAGCCctaaaaagaattttaaagtgCCCAGGTCTTTAATGCAAAAGGTACTATGCAAAGCTTGCTTTAATTCTTTGAAAGTGTCCAAAGAAGTACCAGCCAGGATGATATCATCTACGTAAACAAGCAATGCAGTGAAAGAAGTAGGGCAAGATTTTATAAAGAGCGTATGGTCAGCTGCAGCGTGTTTAAAACCTTGTGCCATAAGGAAAGTGGTGATTTTCTCAAACCACTGCCTACTTGCCTGCTTCAATCCATAAAGAGACTTGGTCAGCTTGCATACTTGGCCAGGCTTTGGAGGCATAACACCTTGTGGAACACGCATATCGACGGATTCGTGTAGGTCACCATACAAAAATGCATTGTTGACATCTAATTGGTGTAGATGCCAACCATGTATAGCAGCTAGGGCCAAAAGAACTCTTACTGTAGTCATTTTTGCAACTGGAGAGAAGGTTTCAAGgtaatccaaaccttcagtttGATTGAAACCTTGAGCTACAAGCCGGGCTTTGAAACGTTCAATGGTACCATCAGCATGTCTCTTAACTTTATAAACCCATTTGCTCCCAATGATAGATGCATCTTGAGGAAGATTTACAAATTCCCATGTGTGATTGTTGTTAAGAGCCTCAATCTCAGTGTGCATTGCCTGAACCCACCTAGGATCTTTGGAAGTAGCCAAGTAATTTGGAGGTTCAGTATCAGATGAAAGAGACATAATGTAAGCTTGATGATTAGGTGAAATATTGGAATAAGAAAGGCACTCTTCAATGGGATAATGACACTGCACATTATTGGAGTCACACACATAATCCCTAAGATGTGAAGGTGGTTTTGTAGCTCTGCTAGACTTTCTAGTAGACTCAATGGGATTAAGATTATTGGATGAAAAAGAAGCATCGGGCAAATTATGAGAAACAGACTCAAGGGAAGTATTGGGCAAAACATGAAGAGCAGACTCAGAATTAGGTACTATGGAAATATCTGAGGTAATATGATCAGAATCAACAAGGGAGTCATCAACTGAATCTGGAATTACTTCAGGAATGGAACTAGGTGTGGATGCTTGAATTGAATCAGGTGGAGTAACCTGATTGGACTCTTTACTATTGCTACTACCCAATGAGTGATCAAGatatatgtttgtatgaatgtggGACTCAGATGACTCAAGAAAAGGGAATGTCATGTCAAAAAAACTTAACATTCCAAGAAACAAATATTTCATGTGTGCCAATGTCTAGAAGAGTGAAACCTTTCATACCTGCCTTGAATCCAAAGAAAACGCATTTCCTTGCTCTTGGATCAAATTTATGCCTATTATTTGGAAGTGTGGAGGCATAACTAaggcagccaaatactctcaagGTGCTCAAATCAGGAACAGTCCCATATAGAAGCTCAAAGGAAGATTTGTTACTCAGCAATTTAGTTGGAATTCTGTTCATGAGATACACTGCATGAACAACTGCATATGACCAAAACTGTTTTGGCAAATTTGATTGGAACATAAGGGCACGACTTATGTTAAGAATATGATGATGTCGCCTCTCAACTCTCCCATTTTGCTGAGGTGTGTACACACAGCTTCTTTAATGCACTATTCTTTTTGAGGCATAAAACTTTGGCAACATTAGTTCAGGGCCATTGTCACTCCTGATGACCTTGATCTTTTTGCTGAATTGAGTTTCAACCATGTTAACATACTCCATTATCCTTGTGCCAAATTAAACTTTGGATTTTAACATCACAACCCAAACATGCCTACTATGATCATCCAATATAGTAAGAAAGTACTTAAAACCATGGATAGAAGCAGTACTGAAAGGGCTCCAAATGTCAATATGAATTAGATCAAAGATATTACAGGAATTGTTATTGCTAATAGGAAAAGGTAAATGCTTTTGTCTAGCTTGTTGACACACATCACAGGCTTTGTGAATACTATTAGGAATATAGCTATACTTTGTGCTAATACATTGCATTCTATCATGAGATAGATGCCCTAATCTCAAATGCCAAAGGATGGCAGGTGCAGTGTCTTCATGTCTTTTGCTTGTGAAAGTGCTCGATACAAATCCTTCTTTGCTGCTGCTATGGTTGTGATCCATCTCCAATCCCAAGTAGTATAATCCATCGAGCTCACTAGCTGAACCAATCTTCTTCAAATCCCTGTTTGCCTTTGCCATATTCACTAAGTCTGAAGTTGTATGCTTTTCAAGAAGCATCATCAAGTTGTTGTATTGCTCTTTTGTTAAAGTCATGTTGCCATCCTCATTGGAAGATCCAGCTCCTGCAGTGCCATTTGCTTCAACTTGATTGATGTGTACTGAGGTTCCTCGACCAAAGTTGGGAGGATATCCATGCTTCTTGTAGCAATTATCAATTATATGTCCACTTTTGCCACAGTGAGTGCATACTTTGAAGTTACCTCTACCTCTACCATTGCTAGTTCCACTATTCGATCCTCTGCCTGATCCACCATTACCTCTTCCTCTTCCAGCTTGTTTGGAACTATCAACCACATTAACCATTCCAGTGCCATCTTTAGTGTTCCCAGTCAATGTAGCTCCTGCTCCACATATTTTTCTCTCTTGTTGAAGCACCATAGAAAACACTTTATTTATTTGGGGTAAAGGATCCATGAGCAGCACCTGAGAAACTACTCCATGGAACTCTTCATTCAGACCAATTAAGAACTGTATGATGCGATCTTCAGCTCTAAAACTCCTACTATTCCTCATGGCAATACATGCACAGGTCACAGGGCACGTGCAATTAGGCATTGGCCTATATTGATCCAGCTCCTCCCATAAGCTTCTCAATTCTGTGAAGTAATCAGAGATCTTTTTGCTTCCTTGCTTCAGATTAGAAATCTCTTGATACAATCGTGCAACACGAATCTTATCACCTCTCATAAATCGATCCCTAAGATTGTTCCACATGTCTACAACATTTTCAATGAACACCACACTTTGAGCAATAGAAGGTGTTATTGAATTAACAATCCACGTGTGGACAAGATTGTTGCATCTTTGCCATGCAACGTAATTGAGATCACTGCTATCAGGTATCTCGATCGTTTCATCAAAAAACTGAAACTTATTCTTCATTGCTAGGGCTCTCCTCATCTTCATAGACCAAGCATGGTAGTTCTCCTGACAAAGCTGGAGTAACACACACCGTTGAAGGATTTTCAGAAGGATGGATGTAATATGGATCAAGTTGATCCTGCATTTGATTATTGCTACTCTTTTTCCCAGCCATCGCGATGGTGACGATGACGAATCAAAGAATCGAGAACAACGAACAAATCAATCGATACAAATCGAATGATGAAACAAGAAGGAGCAAGAACTGAAGCTTGCACGATGATTGCAGCGGAAACAGAACAGGattaacctgctctgataccatctaAGCAAGTGCAAACCTCCATTGGAGATGGAGAAGAGTGTAACACAGTTTGCACGtagaaggagaaaaagaagagaaaagcacAAGAGGAAAAGAGAGCAATGTAGTATTCAAGATTCAATGAATGAATGAGTTAGTTACAAAGTCTCAACTATATACAACAAATTGTAACTAACTAAATGAGTCCATGATCACATGTAAGATGGTGCAAACTAAGCTACGTGGACACTCATATAGCATGCAGATCAAACATATATGGCATgagttatttttcttcataatcttCAGCTACTAATAATTTGGCTTTTTGGTTGGAAAACTAGAGGAACTCAAAGTCAGGTGCATGAGATGGGTGAATTGGTAAGGCATTCCCGTGGAGAGGGCTGTAGCATGGCACGCGTGAGGTAACAATCAGCATTACTACAAACAGCCATGCAGCCTACTGCATACGAAAATGCCAAAGGAAAGAATTGCCACAAGTGCACATAACTTGGGCATTAAGGGTAGAAAAAAACTATCCACTACACAACACCCACACTATAACACTCCACTACATTCATACTATAAAAAAAAACTCAGCTTTGCCATTCTTCCTCTACGCATTCACAATTTTCTTTTTCCAGTTTTCAtacaaaccctctctctctctaaaataCCTTCATCTTCAACCCTCATTCTCATTCATCTCAACAACCTGTAACCGTCTCAGCAACAAACTGCAACTGCCAAAACCATTTTTCATTCAACCTTCAGCCATCATTATCAACCTCCACTTTCACTTCTAGCTTGCTTCATCATGTTTCTGttagaaaaatcaaattaaaccgaatggaatcgaggctagaatcgtgaacgaaatcactttccttataagtatttcaagcactctcaatatgtcttagagttggaacgcaggaatacccaggataattcagccttttatcgagtttgcgtaagaccgacgaaaactcggatgtagcgaagagtgtctggaattttagtgaagatAATAGGCTTATCAGATGTACAATTTTTGTTATTAATTTATGAATCCAGAATGAGGTTTTTATAGGCCACTTTAGTATTGTTtcataaggtagcgacccttggtgaaacaattcctttttccaaaagttacaatgcttagcctattgcaacatttaccaagagttgcatgttttcattctgcaacacttcacgaagtgttgcctatttctGATTCAAACTACAACAGCCTATTGCAACACTTCACAAAGTGTTGtctattttcatattcaaaatacaaacttcacatatatattttcttgtcattttagaacacacccatggtgattaaatattattaaatattaataatttccaataatcccccacttgttctaataatgacaagattaattttagaaaaaaagtaaacaaagaatgTTAATACAATTAAGTATCTTTTGATTTTAAACTTAATCTTAGTAAGGATAACGCAAAGTctaatcggaatattaggtagcaatgcttttaaaccattaatccatATGATTATACCGGCGTTACGTTACACACATTCTTTAAGGGTTCTTCGCCTACATTTCTCGCctagcacttatttatggccatatgctatactgtttcatgaatttttcatgagagaaactccaactctcactttgagacggcaccatctcgaaattcacataggtgaagttcatattgtgtcattttccatgagacacgtaccctcggtattgaacttcattaagagtttaaaagaaaactcaaccctcatttttaaggtcaacattatcacgaaataTTTGAtaattatccaaatcaacgacttgttgttacccattgaaaatctcgaggttaatgttctgttaacgtaagattgggttgccgccgctgtcggaactcttactcaaggagtttcaacctcatacctctcgaggttgtttttactaagtctatggccagtggcttagtaaatgaatttcccaaattatagattgatcgtatatatgcgagtaaatgattacatctttaatcaattttctcacgaatgtctaaggcctcagtgcTCAGACTTTCTattttacacttatctgaattctcttgctaaattggcttgactaacacattatgttaacacctttgaaacactatatttagccaatggaacttatGACAGAAGGTCcctcatgtaacaccccataaaattctttatttaatttaattaatttttggattaaatattagaattatttgagttaattgagaaaaatggaataatgaggctaatgggccaatGTCGCTTTTAGTAAAAGGGGGTGTCAGttgtgaagcccattactaatgataagcttattttcataaaataagaaaaaagaaggAATTGTGGgaagagaaccaaaagggagaagagaagtctgaacgtgaaagagcagagaagcgaggaagtgcgacgcgaggaagaacgaagaatcaaccttcaggtaaggggggactcttccgtttaacttctattatgggatttTAGATAGTAGGATAGATTGAGCATGTTGTTGGATTCAATTGGGTTATGTTTAGGTTTTAGGATGTTAGGTTTTGGAagatttgttgaattgtttgtatTGATGTTGTATGGTAGTGTTTGGGTGTTTGAAATGAGTTATGAACATGCCAAATTATGTTTGTTGATGCTGTTTGATGTTGCAATACATTGTGGTGCGTTTTGGTGTGGTTTGGAATTGGTACAGGTGCtgtaaaaatggtgattttgggttgcagactcgaagtaatcggttaccaaagGGTGGGTAATCGATTACTCATAGTAAAAACAACAGGGATGACATTTTGGGagtcggtaatcggttacccaaagggcagtaaccgattacccatacaaaaaacagcgTGATGGTCATTTTTGAAAGTCAGTAACCGGCTACCCTgatttcagtaaccggttaccactgaagtaactaatgcgccgggggttttcatggagtatatgaataggatcttccatccttacttGGATCAGTTcatggtggtatttatcgatgatattctaatatattctaagagtgaagaagagcatgcagagcatctaagagtggtattggaactagtgaaggaaaagaaactttatgcgaaactgtcaaagtgtgagttttggctaagtgaagtaagctttcttgggcatgtaatttctaaagatggtattgtcgttgacccaacgaaagtagaagcagtgtctcaatgggaagctccgaagtcagtttccgaaatccgtagtttccttggtcttgcgggttattatagaaagttcattgaaggtttttcgaagctagcattgccgttaactaacttgactaggaagggtcaagcattcatctgggattcgaaatgtgaagaaggattccaagagttgaagaagaggttgactagtgcgccgatcttgattttgccgaacccggcggaatcttttgttgtttattgtgatgcttctttgatggggttaggaggtgtactgatgcagaatcaacaggtagtcgcttatgcgtcgagacaactcaaagtgcatgagagaaattacccgactcatgacttagagttggcagcagtggtatttgtgttgaatttgtggaggcattatctgtatggttcgaggtttgaagtatttagtgatcacaagagcctaaagtatctctttgataaaaaagagctgaatatgaggcaaagaagatggttagagttcctcaaggattatgattttgggctgaattaccatccgggcaaagcaaacgtggttgccgatgctttgagtaggaagtccttgcatatgtctatgctgatggtgagagaattggatttaattgaacaattcagagatttgagtttggtatgcgaagacactcctatcagtgttaagttgggtatgctgaagctgactagtggtattctggaagagattcgagagggtcagaagactgatgtcgagttggttgataagttgactctgattaaccaaggcaagggaggtgaattcagaatcgacgagaacggtATTATGAAGTTTggcaatcgtgtttgtgttcctgatgtttccaaattgaggaagagtattctcgaagaaggacatcgtagtggattgagtattcatcatggtgctaccaagatgtatcatgacttaaagaagctgttttggtggcctggagtgaaaaaggaaatagctgaatttgtctatgcttgtttgacttgccagaagtcaaagattgagcatcagaagccgtatggagctatgcaaccgttatttattccggaatggaagtgggatagtatatctatggattttgctTCTGGTTTGCCAAAGACGGTGAAAAACTAtaaagccatttgggttattgtagacaggttgacgaagtctgctcactttataccaatgagaatggattatccgatggagtaGGGGAAGTGGCGTATCGCATCGCGTTGCCACCGATGCTTGctaatctgcatgatgtattccatgtgtcgcagttgaggaaatacattgccgatccatctcatgtgatccaagtagatgatgtacaggtaaaggataatctgacagttgaaactttgcctatgaggattgaagatcggaatgtgaaacaattgcgtggcaaggagatagcgttggtcagagtagcttggggaggaccagctggtggaaatgttacgtgggaattggagagccagatgaaggactcctacccggaactctttgcctaaggtatgttttcgaggacgaaaacttttctagtgggggagagttgtaacaccccataaaattctttatttaatttaattaatttttggattaaatattagaattatttgagttaattgagaaaaatggaataatgaggctaatgggccagtgtcgcttttagtagaagggggtgtcagttgtgaagcccattactaatgataagcttattttcataaaataagaaaaaagaaggAATTGTGGgaagagaaccaaaagggagaagagaagtctgaacgtgaaagagcagagaagcgaggaagtgcgacgcgaggaagaacgaagaatcaaccttcaggtaaggggggactcttccgtttaacttctattatgggattatagatagtAGGATAGATTGATCATGTTGTTGGATTCAATTGGGTTATGTTTAGGTTTTAGGATGTTAGGTTTTGGAagatttgttgaattgtttgtatTGATGTTGTATGGTAGTGTTTGGGTGTTTGAAATGAgttatgtgttagaacaagatttgttctgatcaatattcttagttttgatgataacaaggatatgaattttgtgtgagataatgtggtactctaatacattgcaatttccctttcaggaaatatataaagagtatgcacaaatcagcgctcagaagctttgtctcagaaggttcagcatgcaacatcagaacatggtctggcaagacatcagaagatggtcaaggcagaatcagaacatgggtctatgaaagcatcataagaacttgagatcagaagcagaagcactgaaattctcatggtatcacgctcagaagcacttcaaggtcagaagacaagaagatgctatgcaccaagctgtttgactctgatgatattcaaacgttgtatacataaacatcagatcagaagaaagtacaggtggcaggctacgctgactgacaaaaggaacgttggaagctattaaaggcaacgtcagtagacacagcgtgaacaaggctcgaggtagttgacaaaagcgtgaaacattaaatacaatgctgtacggaacacgcaaagcattaaatgctcccaacggtcatcttctcaagtgcctataaatatgaagttctgatgagaagcaaggttgacgatttgctaacaattaacttgctgaaacgctgttcaaactcaaagctcagaaacttcatcttcatcaaagctcactacattgctgttgtaatatattagtgagattaagcttaaacgttaagagaaatatcactgttgtgattatagctttttagaagcattgtaaaactcttatttgattacattaatttgtaagtaactagagtgatcaagtgttgatcaggatactctaggaagtcttagcttgtgtctaagcagttgtaattagagtgatcacgtggtggtcaggatactctaagaaagtcttagcttgtgtctaagcatttgttcctagagtgatcaggttgtgatcaggatactctagaagacttagtcgtgggctaagtggaaaaccattgtaatctgttgcgattagtggattaaatcctcaggtgaggtaaatcactccgtgggggtggactggagtagtttagttaacaacgaacaaggataaaaataactgtgcaaattgtttttatcgttcaagtttttaagactacacttattcaaaccccccctttctaagtgtttttctatccttcaattggcatcagagcgccggttctaaggtgcaagcacttaaccgtgtttagaaaatattcaggaagagaaaaacgcttcagtaaaagatggctggtgaagttcaaacaaatccaactgcatctacatctggctctgctgagcaatacaacggtaacaatggttatactagaccaccagtatttgatggtgaaaactttgaatactggaaagataaactggaaagttactttcttggtctagatggtgaactatgggatctcctgttggatggttacaaacatcctgttaaagctactggtgtaaggctcacgagaagcgaaatgactgatgatcaaaagaaagatttcaaaaatcatcacaaatgcagaactgttttgctgaatgctatctctcatgctgagtatgagaagatatctaacagggaaactgcccatgatatatatgagtcattgaaaatgacccatgagggaaatgctcaagtcaaggagactaaagctcttgctctaatccagaaatatgaagccttcaagatggaggatgatgaagatattgagaagatgttctcaagatttcaaactctaactgctggattgagtgttttggataaaggctacaccaaggctgatcatgtaaagaagattatcagaagcttacccagaagatggg contains:
- the LOC131604823 gene encoding uncharacterized protein LOC131604823 produces the protein MKNKFQFFDETIEIPDSSDLNYVAWQRCNNLVHTWIVNSITPSIAQSVVFIENVVDMWNNLRDRFMRGDKIRVARLYQEISNLKQGSKKISDYFTELRSLWEELDQYRPMPNCTCPVTCACIAMRNSRSFRAEDRIIQFLIGLNEEFHGVVSQVLLMDPLPQINKVFSMVLQQERKICGAGATLTGNTKDGTGMVNVVDSSKQAGRGRGNGGSGRGSNSGTSNGRGRGNFKVCTHCGKSGHIIDNCYKKHGYPPNFGRGTSVHINQVEANGTAGAGSSNEDGNMTLTKEQYNNLMMLLEKHTTSDLVNMAKANRDLKKIGSASELDGLYYLGLEMDHNHSSSKEGFVSSTFTSKRHEDTAPAILWHLRLGHLSHDRMQCISTKYSYIPNSIHKACDVCQQARQKHLPFPISNNNSCNIFDLIHIDIWSPFSTASIHGFKYFLTILDDHSRHVWVVMLKSKV